TAAAATCTGCATTGAGCTCCAAAAGAATATGCTTTCAGCATCTTACGTCTCACCTGATATCGAGACTCTTAATGACTCAGCCATTAAAGCTGGAATAATCATATTAAAAGAATGCGGACTGGACCCGGGCATAGATCATATGTCAGCGATGAAAATCATTGATGACTTGAAAGCAAAAGGTTGTAAACTCACTGGATTCGAATCATTTACAGGAGGCTTATTAGCTGACAACTATGATGAAAACCCTTGGGAATACAAATTCACTTGGAACCCTCGAAATGTAGTCATAGCTGGTAATGGCGTTTGCAAATTTTTACAAGAAGGCAAATTCAAATACATTCCTTACCATAAACTCTTCTCAAGAACAGAATTAATACATATTCCGGATCACGGATATTTCGAAGGGTATGCGAACAGAGACTCTCTAGCATATCTTGATGTTTACAATCTTAGAGGAATAAAAACTATGTTTAGAGGCACTCTCAGAAGAAAAGGATTCAGCAAGGCTTGGAATGTTTTCGTCCAACTAGGCGCAACTGACGATTCTTTCGAGATGGAAAACGTTGAAGAAATGACCCACAGAGACTTTATCAATTCGTTTCTATATTACAATCCTAACGACTCGGTAGAGCTCAAGCTTGCTCACTATTTGAATCTTGAAATAGAATCTGATGAAATGTTTAAATTAAAATGGCTAGGGATATTTGATGAAGAACGTATAGGTTTAGATAAAGGAACTCCCGCTCAGATCCTAGAGCACATACTAAAGAAAAAGTGGACTTTAAAATCTGATGAAAAAGACATGATTGCCATGTGGCACAAATTCGATTATATCGAAAATGGCATTGCCAAGCAGATTCAATCACATATGGTTATCAATGGTGATGACCAAGTCAACACTGGGATGTCAAAAACAGTTGGTCTTCCACTAGCAATAGCCGCAAAAGAAATTTTATTAGGCAATATCAACTTAACGGGAGTTCATCGACCTATCCAAAAGAGTATTTACGACCGCATACTTCCAGAATTAGAAAATCATGGTATTAAATTCATCGAAAGAGAAATAGAGTTGTAACAAATAAATTTAAGCGTCAATTATCTCTTTGACGCTTAAATTTAAAGATAATAAGGCTCCATTAATTGATTAAAACTTTCCGTCCACTTATTATCTAGATTTCTATAAATCAAAACGCGATCTTCAATTACTCTATTTAAATCGTGCTTTGAAAAGCTACAAAACCGCATATGCTCTTTTTTATTCATATTGTGGCTTACATGAATTACTTCTTTTAAGTATAATCCTTTTCGAGCATTTAAATCTACCGATTTATCCATCTCATTTGGAGGCATCATCAACCAAAATACTCCATTATCAGCCAAAACAAGTTGAACAGCCTCAGCCAATTCCTCCATAGACAATGAATCATCATGAAATGCTTCTCTTCTATTAGAATTCAAAGATTTCAACGATTGTGAGAAAAAAGGAGGATTTGCGACAACCATTTGGTAAGAATCTTTGACAGAATGAGCATAATCCTGCACTCTTGTCTTTATTAATTTTATTCTATCATTCCATTCGGAATTCTTTACATTCTCCACAGCTTGCAAATAAGCCTCATTATTTATCTCAATGGCATCAATTAAGCTATTTTCAAATTTTTGAGCCATCATCAAAGCCAGCAACCCTGTTCCAGTCCCAATATCAAGAATTGAATACGGGTCAATATCTCGATTAACCAAAGCTCCAAACGCACATGCATCCTGAGTAACTTTCATTCCACAGCTTGATTGATTGACCTCAAACTGTTTAAATCTAAAAAAATCTCCCATCTACATCCCTACAGCAAAGAATTATTCTCCTCTGTCAAAGCTTCAAATTCTGCATCGACCAACAATTCGCTTCCTGTCGCTCTTTCAACTGCTAATTCATCACACCGTTCATTTTCCGGATGACCGGCATGTCCTTTAATCCAAACAAATTCCAAATTCTTAAACTGCGCAGAAATCTTCAAATACCTTCTCCAGAGATCAGGATTTTTCTTTCCTTTAAAGCCTTTTTTTTGCCAGCCAAACACCCACTTTTTATTTATAGCATCAACCACATACTTTGAATCAGAAACAATCCTAATTTTCAAATCATTTCTTTTCATAGCTTCAAGCCCTACTATGACAGCTAAAAGCTCCATTCTATTATTTGTAGTCAATCTATATCCTTTACTAATTTCCTTAACGTTGCCTTTATACCTCATGACAACACCGAAACCTCCAGGCCCAGGGTTTCCCCGAGAGGAACCATCCGTAAATATTTCTACCATCTCATTCATTACGCATCATCTAAAAGTTAATGTGTGTTTTAAAAAGCTTAATAGCTATCGCCAACAATATAATCCCAAAAACTTTTCTTATAATAGAAAATCCTCCCGGACCAATTTTTCTCTCCAGCCAAGACGAACTTTTCAAGACCACAAACACAAACAATAAATTAAGTAAAATCCCTACTATAATATTCTCCAAAGCATAGACAGCTCTTAATGATATTATAGTCGTCATTGTTCCCGCTCCTGCGATCAAAGGAAATGCCAAAGGCACTATCGAAGAAGCGCTGGCTTCCTCAGGCTCTGACTTAAACAGTTCAATACCCATGATCATTTCCATTCCCATTAGCAAAAGAACAATACCACCTGCAATCGCAAAAGAGCCTATATCGATTCCAAACAAATTCAAAATTGATTTGCCAAAAAATAAAAACGCGATCATTAAAACGCCTGCGACCAAAGTCGCCTTGAAAGACTCAATATGACCGGCTTTCTTTCGTAAATCAATAACTATCGGAATCGAACCAATGATATCGATAACTGAAAACAAAATCAATGTTACTGAAAAAATATCTTTTACACTCAAATTCATCACCCACTAAGTAAAATTTTCAACAAAAAAATCTTTCAACAAATTTATTCCTTTTTCAGGCATTGCCGGAAAGTTAGCGATTCTAAAAGTAGACTGCTTCCATTGGCCATAGCCATTACCCAAAACCAAACCAGCTTCTTTTGATATCGCTTTGATTCTCTCAACCATTTCCTCTTCAGCTCTCAAAGGCAACACTGTCATTGACCTTACTTCAGAATTCTCCACCAAAGGCTCGATTCCATCGATATTTTCGAAGAAATTAATCCAATTATTCATTCTTCCCTCCAATTTAGCATCAACTTCGCCAATTTCCTCAGAATTCTTCAATACCCTCATCAACATATAAATATTGATTACATTAGGCGTAAATGTCGTCTGAAAATCTCCGATCATATCAATCATAAAAGGCAAGCTATTGTATCGTCCTCTAATATCAAGAGATTCAGCCCTTTCTATTGCCTTAGGAGAACATACAATTACAGCCATGCCTGCTGGCAAGCCAAAACACTTCTGAACCGACGCATACCAAAAATCAGCCAATGAATAATCTGTCTCAACTCCAGCCATAGCAGAAGTAGCATCAACACCAATTAGGCGATCTGGAAACTTTAACCTACAGGACTTCAACTGTTCCATACTTAACTGAGTACCATTGGAAGTTTCATTTTGTGTCAACCCTATAAAGTCGTATTCTTGACCTAATTCCACATCATCAAATGATAACTTCTCTTCAACATCAAACTTCGCTCCCTTGCTGTTTTCAGTAATGTTATGGGAATACTCCATCCACTTCTGTCCAAACGCTCCATTATAAAAGTGAAAACTTCCATTTTCAACCAAAGATTGGGCTGCTATTTCCCAACATTCTGTCGCGCTTGAGGCAAACATTATCGTATAATCCTCAGGGATATTCAGCTTCTGCTTCAATAAGTGAATAGTCTTTTGACACAACTTGACAAACTCATCGCTTCTATGATTAATTGATAAAATTCCTTTATCATAAGCATCCTTAAAGTATTCAGGCAACTCAGAATGAACTTGCGATGGCCCCGGATAAAATGAAAATGACTTCTTCAACACATTATTATTTATTGATAAAATATTCGATTGCTAATTTATAACCTTGCAAACCCAAGCCTGTTATCATCCCAATGCAATTTGGAGTTAAATAGCTATGATGTCTGAAAGATTCTCTTTTATGAATATTTGAAATATGAACCTCAACTGCTGGAGTCGTTACTGCTGCTAAAGCATCAGCAATCGCAACAGAAGTATGAGTATACGCGCCTGCATTCAATATAATACCATCATAATCAAAGCCTATCTCGTGAATTTTATCAATTATACTCCCTTCATGATTGGATTGAAAATAAAATAATTCCACATTATCATATTCTTCTTTAAGCTCCATGAAGAAATCCTCAAATGTTCTGTCTCCATATATGCTTTTCTCTCTTACTCCCAGCAAATTAAGATTCGGTCCATTAATAACAATAAGTCTCATATTCATTTTTATAATTTAACTTACACTATTCGAAAAATACACCCAAAAATATGAAACTAATTGTTACATGCTTATACAATTATCCAAAAATTCAACATCAAGCTTAAGCGAATTCAACCTTTCATTAAGTCTTTATGATTTTTTTAGTATTTTGCGACATGAACTGGGAAGAAGCTATCAAACAATTCAATGATTTCATCAAGCTGGAAAGAGGCTTGGCCGAAAATTCAATTTTAGCCTATATTAGAGATGTCAGCAAACTTAAGGAATATGCTGAAATGGTCGGGTGGAAAAAAACGCCACTTGAAGTCAACACCAATGATATTCAAAATTTCCTAACTTACATCTTCAAACTTGGCATGACCACCAACTCCCAAGCAAGAATACTTTCCGGTGTCAAAGCATTCTATAAATACTTGCACTACGAAGAGCTTATCAAAAAAGACCCGACAGAGCTCATAGAAGCGCCTAAGACAGGCCGCAAGATTCCCGACACACTGAGCATCGAAGAAATCAACAGACTTGTAGAAGCAATTGACTTGGAAAGTTCGGAAGGGCTTAGAAACGTAGCAATCATTGAAACGCTTTACAGCTCTGGCCTCAGAGTTTCGGAACTCATTGATTTAAAAATAACAAACATCTATGAGGACTTAGGTTTTTTGAAAATTCACGGAAAAGGAAATAAAGAACGATTGGTTCCTATCGGAAAATCAGCATTAAGCGCTATAAAAATCTACATGGAAGAATCACGTCCATTTCTAAAAATCAAGCCCGGCAACGAAAATATTGTGTTTCTCAATAGACGTGGAGCTCAGCTTACTCGTGTGATGATTTTCACTATTATCAAAAGACTTGCAGACAGCATACAGCTTAAGAAGAAAATAAGTCCTCATACATTCAGGCATTCTTTTGCCACGCACTTAATCGAAGGAGGCGCTGATTTAAGAGCTGTTCAAGAAATGTTAGGCCATGAATCAATCACCACAACAGAAATTTACACACACTTGGACAAGGATTACCTTAGACAGGTCATTCACGAATACCACCCTAGAAGCTAAAAAAGCCCGAAATACGGGCTTAAATTTTTTTTAATACAAGAATAAGGATCTTAAGCCAAAACTTCTTTGTCCAGCTCTCTAAAATCCAGCCATTTATCAGCTTCTTGTATGGTAGTAAACTTCGACGAAATCGAGTTTGGCGAATTCCCTTCCACTTCCATTAGCACATTATCAGCCACCACTTCAGCAATGTTCTGCACACCACTATTTCTAAGTAATCTTTCCACTTTGGAATGAAACAACTTTACTTCAGGTGGGTGAACTTTCATATCGCTCAAATCAAATAGAATGCTAGCTCCACTTTTAATCTTAGTCAAAGCTTGCGTCAAATGTTCTTCATAAGCTTCAACTCTGGCTGTACTTGGCCAGAATCCATTCAATTTACAATAAATCCTATTTTTTCTTGGACTGAGATGAATGTGGTAATATTGATTCAAAGCAACTTTAAACATAATAAAAAAAATTAATATAGAAACCGCACAATTATTTTACTTACTATCTTATATAACGAACAAGCTCCCCTAATTGTTGGATTATTGAAGTCACAAAAATAGCGTAATATTGAAATACCAAAAACTTAACCAAACATAGTCAAAGTATTGAAAATAAATAATTTACAAAACTTCTAAAGAGCCTACTAATTATTTTTTTATGATAAAATTATCAGAATCCAAATAAGCCGGAAACTTTTCGCGAAACTCTTCTTGTCTTGATTTATTCAGATTAACGATGATTACTCCACTTTGATTATCTGTAACGAGATCTGACTCGAACCCTTTATAATCTAAAAGTTTGGTCCCTCCATCATATTCCATATTATCATCGCTACCGACTCTATTAACCCCAATCACAAATGATTGATTTTCAATAGCCCTCGCAGTCAACAAAACATCCCACACATGCCTTCTTGATTTAGGCCATGAAGCCATAAAAACAAAAAGATCAACCGTCAAACTCTCCCCCACACGATTATTTCTACACCAAACTGGAAACCTTAAATCATAGCATATAAAAGGAGAAATTTTCCATCCTTTGAGTATAAATGTCAAAATTTTACCTCCTGGTGCCAAATGGGTGTTTTCATCTCCCATCCTAAACAAATGCCTCTTATCATAAAAACTTGTCTTGCCGTCTTCATCGACTACCAAAGCCCTATTGTAAAAGTCACCTTTCTCTTTGATCAATATCGTCCCCAACACAGTACATTGATAACGTTGCGCCATAAGCTTCATCCAACGATGAGTTTTTCCGTTCATAGGCTCAGCAAACTGAGTATTAGAAGTGAACCCTGTATTAAAAGTTTCGGGAAGCACAATCAAATCGACATCATCTTCATACAAAGCCTCATCCAGCTCCTCTTCCAAATTCGCTAAATTAGCGTCGACATCCTCCCATACCAAATCGGGTTGCGTCAAAGCAACTCGTAAATCATTCTTAAATTCCATAGGCAAAAAAAAAGAATGCTAATGCATTCTTAAAACATACTATTTCGGAAAAACCATTCTATATCCGGATTTCACAATCCCTTTGCTAATGTTGGTTAACTTCTTTTTGATTAACCTCTTTTTGAAAGCAGATAAATAATCTATAAATAAAACCCCTTCTATATGATCATATTCATGCTGGATAATTCTAGCTCTCAACCCATCAAATGTCTCCTCGTGCTCTACCCAATTTTCATCTAGGTAATTTATTGTTAGTGTTGAATGTCTGCTAACAGCCTCCCTTACATCAGGTATACTCAAGCAACCTTCCTCAAAATCCCACTTTTCACCTTCCTCGCTAACTATGATTGGATTAATAAAAACTTTTTTAAAGTCTTCCAACTTCGGATCTTCATCCGCCATAGGACTACCATCCACCACAAAAACTCTAATGCTTTTACCTATCTGTGGAGCGGCTAGTCCCACACCATGAGCATTGTACATGGTTTCAAACATATCTTCAACAAATTGTTTGATGTCAATGCTTTCTTTATCAATCTCTTCAGCCACTTTTTTTAAAACTGGATGTCCGTAGGCTACAACTGGATATATCATCGAATATTTGTTTGTTAAGTACCCTTAATTAATAACTAACTAGCAATGTTGTTTATTGATTTTACAATTGCTAAAAACCCACTCAACCATTCAAACAAATGGCGTTGAACAGCCAAGTAAGCAAAAATAAAAAGCATGCCGCTTATATGCGACATGCTCAATTTCATCCAAAGTTAATGATTTTAGCTTAAGCCTTCAATTTTTCCATCAACAAAATCAATGTGCAATGCTTGAGGAACTTTTGGCAATCCAGGCATTCTCATGATAGCTCCAGACTTCGCAACGATAAATCCAGCTCCAGTATTGATAATCAAATCATCAAATGTGATTTTAAAATCTTCCATTTTACCAAGAGCGTTAGCATCATCACTGAACGAGTACTGAGTCTTAGCAATACATACTGGGTAATTTTCAAGACCTAATCTCTTAATTCTCTTAAGCGCAGTCTTAGCTTTCCCTGTCAATTCAATTCCATCAGCACCGTAGATGTTCTTAGCGATTTTAGACAACTTATCTTCAATGCTATCCTCAAGATCATATGCATAATTGATCTCAGATGAAGGATTATTCTCAACAGCATTAACTACAGCGTTAGCCAAATCAACAGCTCCTTTGCCTCCATGAACAAATGCTTCCAAAATCTCACAAGCAGCACCTTGAGCAGCACAGTGATCTTTGATCATTTGAATTTCCTCATCAGAATCTGTATGGAATTTATTGATAGCAACAACTACAGACTGTCCGAATGACTGCAAGTTTTTAATATGTCTATCCAAGTTAGCGAATCCATTTCTCAAGCCTTTCTCATTAGCTTCTTTGATAGCATCTTGAGGCACTCCACCATGGTACTTCAATGCTTGAGTAGTAGCCACCAAAACAGTAGCTTTAGGAGCGATTCCCGCATTTCTACACTTGATATCCAAGAATTTCTCAGCACCAAGGTCAGCGCCAAAACCAGCCTCAGTCACAACATACTCTCCATAAGAAAGAGCCATTTTAGTAGCCAACACAGAGTTGCATCCGTGAGCAATGTTAGCGAAAGGTCCACCATGAATAAACGCAGGCGTATTTTCAGTCGTTTGAACCAAGTTAGGGTTCAAAGCATCTTTCAACAATACTACGATAGCTCCAGCGATGCCAAGATCCTTCAAAGTGAATGGATTGTTATCGAAATCGTAACCTAATGTAATATTTTCCAATCTTGTTCTCAAGTCCTCAAGATCGTTAGCAAGACAAAGAATCGCCATAATCTCAGAAGCAGGAGTGATATCAAATCCTGTCTCAGAAGTAACTCCATTTGCATTACCGCCAACACCAGAAATCATAGATCTTAGATTTCTGTCATTCACGTCCTGAACTCTTTTCCAAACTACTTCTTTTAACGCCTTACCAGTTTTTCTATTCTGAAACTGATAGTTGTCAATCATCGCAGAAATAGTGTTGTTCGCAGAAGTAATCGCATGGAAATCACCTGTGAAGTGCAAGTTGATATTTTCCATAGGCAACACTTGCGAATATCCTCCACCAGCTGCTCCACCCTTCATTCCAAAACAAGGACCCAAAGAAGGCTCTCTCAAGGCAACAATAGCTTTTTTGCCAACTTGGTTCAATCCCAACGACAAACCAACAGAAGTCATCGTCTTACCGTTACCAGACTTAGTAGGTGTGATAGCAGTCACCAAGATAAGATTGCTGTTCTTCACCTTTTCTTCGTCAATCAATGACAAAGGGGTCTTCGCAATATGATGTCCGTAAGGGATCACATCATTAGCATTGATGCCAATGTTGTCAGCAATAGTCTGGATAGGCTCAAGATGCGCCTCTCTAGCAATTTCAATATCGGTTTTCATAGTAGAAAAAGTAAATTTAATAGTACTTTATTTGTCGTTTGAATATTGGTAATTCAGAACGCTTTTAAGTGCTAAATTAGCTAAAAAAAGTAAACTAATGCGATTTTAGGGAAAGAATAATTGATATTTATATTTAAAAATCTGATGGTATATTATCATCAGAAGGCTCATCACTTATCGGAATTGAATTTTGTTGAGACTGTGCATCATCTTTCCTTTTTTTGGACTTTTTACGCTTCTTCTCTTTCTTCTTTTTGTCCTTCTTTTTCTTTTTCTTCTTTTTAGAAGATATCCCTTCTATATCAGTAGCAGAAGTTTCAAATGTCACATCCAAAGGCTCTGCTTCCTCTTCCTTCTCAGGTTCAGGATCAGGTAAATATTCCGCAAAATGAAGCATATATATATACTGGTCCCAATTATAATGATATTTGGTTGTCGTACTATCCAACACTTCTCCTTTGCTATTTTCAGCCAGCTCTTTCTCATAAAGCAATTCATCTGAAAACATGGAATCTATAGCAGCCATAACTTCAGCAGAAGGTATCGAATCTGTAGCGTCCTTCTTTGTCGTGTCAGGATACATAGGAATAGTATTGAACTTATCGAAAAGCTTATTTTTAACCTTCGTCGTTATTGTATTCTTTGCAATACCTGTTTTCTTGTCTTTTTTCACCTCAACAACTTTAGGTTCTCCTTCAGGAGTCATCGTCGAGAAAAAGTTCAGTCTCTCCCCTTCATCCAATATAAATGCAGACTGATAGGCAGGACAAGTAACTGTCTTCTGGCAACTTATCAGAGCAAATAATATTGGCACAATATAAATTCTAGAAATACATCTCATGTTTTCAAGCGGGGGGACTAAAAGTAATTATTAATATAAATTACAAAATAACGAATATTACGCTTTATGACAACTAAATAAAACCTTTATTTAAATTAATCTTTTTACCACCAAGTATATTACACCTAATAAAAATATAATAATCGCCACCCTATTGATCAAATGCATCGCTTTGACTGTGGACGATGCATTTTTTTGGCTTGAGCCTTTTATTAAGTATTTGAAAACTTCCTTTATATTCAAAAAGTCCTTCCAATTGTTTTTGCTCTTATCTTGCATATCATCAATCCTCCACTGTTTCCGGCTCTATCCAACGACCATTCTCTTTTATAATATTTATCAACTCTTCTACAGCATGATCCGAAGGAACGCCTCTTTTCACCACTTCTTGGCCTTTGTACAGAGTAATTTTCCCCTTGCCTGATCCAACATAACCAAAGTCAGCATCAGCCATTTCTCCTGGGCCATTGACAATACATCCCATGATACCTATTTTCACTCCTTTCAAATGATCGGTTCGTTTTCTAATCTTGGCAGTTGTTTCTTGAAGGTCAAACAATGTTCTACCACAAGACGGACATGAGATATATTCCGTTTTCGTAATTCTTGTCCTTGCAGCTTGCAAAACACCAAACGCAGTGCTATTAACTATTGAAAGTTGATCAATTTGCTCCTTTCTGCTTTTTTCAATGTCATCAGTTTGAATCAAAACACCATCTCCCAATCCATCAATCAACAAAGTGCCGAAATCCGTAGAAGCATCCAACTGGAAACCTTCTTCGTCTTCCACTTTATAGCTTCTCAACAGAACAACAGGCACATCAATTTCTTTATTCAATAATTCGGCAAAAAACCTGCGTTGCTCAACAGCTCCATGTAAATTTTCCGTAAGCAAAACCAAAACCACATTATTCCCGGCATAGATTTGACTTTCGTTATTTATTCCATCAATAGACTTAGCGTCAACAATCACAAAATTCAATTGTTTATGCACCTTTGACGCAACGACGAATTCTTCCGACTTCCACATAGGAAATGAATTCAAATCCTCTTCACCTTGAAGCCAAATGTCAGCATTCAGTATTCTCTTCAACCCATTTGGCAACATAAAAGGCACTTGTCGACCTCCCGTATAAATATAATCAACTCCAAGGTCACTCATTTTCCATTTATCCAATTCAGGAAGGTAATGATGACCAACTGGTTTCAAATCTTTAGGCTCTAGTATTTCCGATGAGCTGTAATCCGCAATGACTCTTGGCACATTTTCTTCGCCAAAATTAACCACCTCTTTAGTTTTGCGCCTCTGATAATTGAATGGATCTATCGGATATTCTGACGAAGTAATTTCACGAACTAATTTATGATCTTCCCTATTATCATACCTAGAAACCAAGCGTTGTGCAACCGGCGACTCAAACTCAGGATCTTCTGTCAAAGAAACCCTTACTGTATCACCAAGTCCATCTTCAAGCAAAGTGCCTATACCAACAGCAGATTTTATTCTTCCATCTTCTCCTTCTCCTGCTTCTGTCACCCCCAAATGCAAAGGATAAGGCCTCAAACCTTCTTCATCCATTTTATTCACCAACAAGCGATAAGCTTGCACCATCACTTGGGGATTACTTGACTTCATTGAAATAACTACTTGATGATAATCCAACTCATCGCAAATCCTCAAGAATTCCAAAGCAGACTCAACCATACCTTTTGGCGTGTCTCCATAGCGACTCATAATTCTATCCGACAAAGAACCATGATTTGTCCCTATTCTCATAGCTGTGCCATGTTCTTTGCAAATCTCCACCAAAGGCGTAAAGCGTTCTTTTATTCTTAACAGCTCTTGGCTATATTCTTCGTCAGTATATTCCAGCGATTGAAATTTCTTTTTATCAACATAATTCCCTGGATTAATTCTGACTTTTTCGACAATTTTCGCAGCGACTTCTGCGGCATTAGGCGTGAAATGGATATCCGCCACCAAAGGAGTCTCATAACCTTTTGCTCGCAACTCAGCTTTTATATTCGCTAAATTCTCCGCCTCTTTGACACTTGGCGCTGTTATTCGAATATATTCACAACCGGACTCAATCATCCTAACACACTCCTCGACTGTCGCTTTTGTATCCATAGTATCCGCAGTAGTCATTGATTGAACACGAATGGGTTGATCTCCACCTAGCGGAATCCCACCAATGTTCACTTCCACAGACTTTCTACGACTATAATTCGACAAATCGTTGCAATATATTCCTTTTAACACGCTAGTATTCAAATTTTTCATCTCAAGTATTTCAGCTTAGCCGAAGTATATATTTCAATAAAATTAAATATTTAAAAAGACCATTAATCAAGATCTCCGAGCTGAGGCCTAATCAACAATTCCTCAACAACAGC
The Aureibacter tunicatorum DNA segment above includes these coding regions:
- a CDS encoding saccharopine dehydrogenase family protein, with amino-acid sequence MKNILIIGAGRSSSSLIKELLSTSIEHDWKVTVADINLQLAQEKTQDYSTATAAQVDISNEDELSKLISNHDLVISMIPARFHILIAKICIELQKNMLSASYVSPDIETLNDSAIKAGIIILKECGLDPGIDHMSAMKIIDDLKAKGCKLTGFESFTGGLLADNYDENPWEYKFTWNPRNVVIAGNGVCKFLQEGKFKYIPYHKLFSRTELIHIPDHGYFEGYANRDSLAYLDVYNLRGIKTMFRGTLRRKGFSKAWNVFVQLGATDDSFEMENVEEMTHRDFINSFLYYNPNDSVELKLAHYLNLEIESDEMFKLKWLGIFDEERIGLDKGTPAQILEHILKKKWTLKSDEKDMIAMWHKFDYIENGIAKQIQSHMVINGDDQVNTGMSKTVGLPLAIAAKEILLGNINLTGVHRPIQKSIYDRILPELENHGIKFIEREIEL
- a CDS encoding tRNA1(Val) (adenine(37)-N6)-methyltransferase, producing the protein MGDFFRFKQFEVNQSSCGMKVTQDACAFGALVNRDIDPYSILDIGTGTGLLALMMAQKFENSLIDAIEINNEAYLQAVENVKNSEWNDRIKLIKTRVQDYAHSVKDSYQMVVANPPFFSQSLKSLNSNRREAFHDDSLSMEELAEAVQLVLADNGVFWLMMPPNEMDKSVDLNARKGLYLKEVIHVSHNMNKKEHMRFCSFSKHDLNRVIEDRVLIYRNLDNKWTESFNQLMEPYYL
- the rnhA gene encoding ribonuclease HI — protein: MVEIFTDGSSRGNPGPGGFGVVMRYKGNVKEISKGYRLTTNNRMELLAVIVGLEAMKRNDLKIRIVSDSKYVVDAINKKWVFGWQKKGFKGKKNPDLWRRYLKISAQFKNLEFVWIKGHAGHPENERCDELAVERATGSELLVDAEFEALTEENNSLL
- a CDS encoding MarC family protein, whose translation is MNLSVKDIFSVTLILFSVIDIIGSIPIVIDLRKKAGHIESFKATLVAGVLMIAFLFFGKSILNLFGIDIGSFAIAGGIVLLLMGMEMIMGIELFKSEPEEASASSIVPLAFPLIAGAGTMTTIISLRAVYALENIIVGILLNLLFVFVVLKSSSWLERKIGPGGFSIIRKVFGIILLAIAIKLFKTHINF
- a CDS encoding aminotransferase class V-fold PLP-dependent enzyme, with the protein product MKKSFSFYPGPSQVHSELPEYFKDAYDKGILSINHRSDEFVKLCQKTIHLLKQKLNIPEDYTIMFASSATECWEIAAQSLVENGSFHFYNGAFGQKWMEYSHNITENSKGAKFDVEEKLSFDDVELGQEYDFIGLTQNETSNGTQLSMEQLKSCRLKFPDRLIGVDATSAMAGVETDYSLADFWYASVQKCFGLPAGMAVIVCSPKAIERAESLDIRGRYNSLPFMIDMIGDFQTTFTPNVINIYMLMRVLKNSEEIGEVDAKLEGRMNNWINFFENIDGIEPLVENSEVRSMTVLPLRAEEEMVERIKAISKEAGLVLGNGYGQWKQSTFRIANFPAMPEKGINLLKDFFVENFT
- the aroQ gene encoding type II 3-dehydroquinate dehydratase yields the protein MRLIVINGPNLNLLGVREKSIYGDRTFEDFFMELKEEYDNVELFYFQSNHEGSIIDKIHEIGFDYDGIILNAGAYTHTSVAIADALAAVTTPAVEVHISNIHKRESFRHHSYLTPNCIGMITGLGLQGYKLAIEYFINK
- the xerD gene encoding site-specific tyrosine recombinase XerD codes for the protein MNWEEAIKQFNDFIKLERGLAENSILAYIRDVSKLKEYAEMVGWKKTPLEVNTNDIQNFLTYIFKLGMTTNSQARILSGVKAFYKYLHYEELIKKDPTELIEAPKTGRKIPDTLSIEEINRLVEAIDLESSEGLRNVAIIETLYSSGLRVSELIDLKITNIYEDLGFLKIHGKGNKERLVPIGKSALSAIKIYMEESRPFLKIKPGNENIVFLNRRGAQLTRVMIFTIIKRLADSIQLKKKISPHTFRHSFATHLIEGGADLRAVQEMLGHESITTTEIYTHLDKDYLRQVIHEYHPRS
- a CDS encoding nitrilase-related carbon-nitrogen hydrolase, encoding MEFKNDLRVALTQPDLVWEDVDANLANLEEELDEALYEDDVDLIVLPETFNTGFTSNTQFAEPMNGKTHRWMKLMAQRYQCTVLGTILIKEKGDFYNRALVVDEDGKTSFYDKRHLFRMGDENTHLAPGGKILTFILKGWKISPFICYDLRFPVWCRNNRVGESLTVDLFVFMASWPKSRRHVWDVLLTARAIENQSFVIGVNRVGSDDNMEYDGGTKLLDYKGFESDLVTDNQSGVIIVNLNKSRQEEFREKFPAYLDSDNFIIKK
- the def gene encoding peptide deformylase — encoded protein: MIYPVVAYGHPVLKKVAEEIDKESIDIKQFVEDMFETMYNAHGVGLAAPQIGKSIRVFVVDGSPMADEDPKLEDFKKVFINPIIVSEEGEKWDFEEGCLSIPDVREAVSRHSTLTINYLDENWVEHEETFDGLRARIIQHEYDHIEGVLFIDYLSAFKKRLIKKKLTNISKGIVKSGYRMVFPK